In Rhododendron vialii isolate Sample 1 chromosome 9a, ASM3025357v1, the following are encoded in one genomic region:
- the LOC131300606 gene encoding cyclic nucleotide-gated ion channel 1-like has protein sequence MNHRQEKFVRFEDSKSEKSTEDQFSSQYGVRLGNVGATFNSVTHKFRRGLECGSERVRNLKRSLESFSFSSITEKCLGSRKKILDPQGAFLQKWNKIFVLSCVLAVSLDPLFFYIPVINDDKKCLELDKTLQTTAIVLRSFTDIFYIIHIIFQFRTGFIAPSSRVFGRGVLVKNALEIARRYLSSYFFIDILAVLPLPQVVILFIIPHMKGLRSLNTKNLLKFVVLFQYIPRVLRIRPLYKEVTRTSGILTETAWAGAAFNLFLYMLASHVLGAFWYLFSIERETTCWKSACVKTGCDYHSVYCDHGTEFISLLNEFCPIETANTTAFDFGIFLTALQSGVVGSKNFPEKFFYCFWWGLQNLSSLGQNLKTSTFVWEISFAVFISISGLVLFSFLIGNMQTYLQSTTKRLEEMRVKRRDAEQWMSHRLLPESLRERIRRYEQYKWQETRGVDEENLIVNLPKDLRRDIKRHLCLALLMRVPMFEKLDEQLLDALCDRLKPVLYTEDSYIVREGDPVDEMLFVMRGKLFTVTTNGGRTGFFNSDYLKAGDFCGEELLTWALDPHSSTNLPISTRTVQALSEVEAFALMADDLKFVASQFRRLHSKQLRHTFRFYSQQWRTWAACFIQAAWRRYCRKKMEVSLREEENRLQDALAKGGGSSPSLGATIYASRFAANALRAIRRNAGARRARLPERIPPMMLQKPAEPDFTSEDK, from the exons ATGAATCACCGGCAAGAGAAGTTTGTGAG GTTTGAAGACTCAAAATCGGAGAAAAGTACTGAGGACCAATTCTCTTCACAATATGGTGTTCGTTTGGGGAATGTTGGAGCGACATTTAACTCAGTTACTCATAAGTTTCGAAGAGGCTTGGAATGTGGTTCTGAAAGGGTTAGAAACTTAAAACGATCTTTGGAATCGTTTTCTTTCAGCAGCATAACAGAAAAATGCTTGGGTTCGAGGAAGAAAATCCTTGACCCACAAGGGGCATTTCTTCAGAAGTGGAATAAAATATTCGTATTGTCGTGTGTGCTTGCTGTTTCGCTCGATCCTTTGTTCTTTTACATTCCTGTGATCAATGATGACAAGAAATGTCTTGAGTTGGACAAAACGCTTCAGACCACGGCAATTGTTTTGCGTTCCTTTACTGATATCTTCTATATAATTCACATTATCTTCCAATTCCGAACTGGTTTTATTGCTCCCTCTTCTCGAGTATTTGGAAGAGGTGTCTTGGTGAAAAATGCTTTGGAAATAGCAAGGCGATATTTGTCCTCGTACTTCTTTATTGACATTCTTGCAGTTCTTCCTTTGCCGCAG GTTGTCATCTTATTTATCATTCCCCACATGAAAGGATTAAGATCTTTGAATACAAAGAACCTGTTGAAGTTTGTCGTCTTATTCCAATATATACCAAGGGTACTTCGAATTCGTCCGTTGTACAAAGAAGTCACAAGAACATCTGGCATACTAACTGAAACTGCTTGGGCTGGAGCTGCATTTAATCTCTTTCTTTACATGCTTGCCAGTCAT GTACTTGGAGCATTTTGGTACTTGTTTTCTATAGAACGAGAAACTACATGCTGGAAGAGCGCCTGTGTAAAGACTGGATGTGACTACCATTCAGTTTATTGTGATCACGGTACAGAGTTTATATCACTTCTGAATGAGTTCTGCCCTATAGAGACTGCAAATACTACAGCTTTCGATTTTGGAATTTTCCTCACTGCACTTCAGTCTGGTGTTGTTGGATCAAAAAATTTTCCGGAGAAGTTCTTTTATTGCTTTTGGTGGGGCCTGCAAAATCTGAG TTCTCTTGGTCAAAACCTCAAAACAAGTACCTTTGTCTGGGAAATTTCCTTTGCAGTTTTCATTTCCATCTCTGGCCTGGTGTTGTTTTCGTTTCTCATCGGCAATATGCAG ACGTATCTACAGTCCACTACCAAAAGATTAGAGGAGATGAGAGTCAAACGGCGAGATGCAGAACAGTGGATGTCCCACCGTTTGCTGCCTGAGAGCCTGAGGGAGCGAATTAGGCGATACGAACAGTACAAATGGCAGGAAACTAGAGGTGTTGATGAAGAGAATCTGATTGTTAATCTTCCAAAGGACCTCAGGAGGGACATAAAGCGCCATCTCTGTTTGGCTCTGCTAATGAGA GTGCCAATGTTTGAAAAATTGGATGAACAACTGTTGGATGCATTGTGCGACCGTCTAAAACCAGTGCTCTACACAGAAGACAGCTACATTGTCAGAGAGGGGGACCCAGTTGATGAGATGCTCTTTGTGATGCGTGGAAAATTATTCACTGTGACCACTAACGGTGGCCGAACTGGCTTCTTCAATTCGGACTATCTAAAAGCCGGTGACTTTTGTGGTGAAGAGTTACTCACTTGGGCTTTAGATCCCCATTCCTCTACTAACCTCCCAATCTCAACCAGAACAGTCCAAGCCCTCTCAGAAGTGGAAGCATTTGCCCTAATGGCGGATGATTTGAAATTTGTCGCGTCTCAGTTCAGGCGGCTACACAGCAAGCAGCTCCGCCATACTTTCAGGTTTTATTCGCAGCAGTGGAGGACTTGGGCAGCTTGTTTCATACAAGCGGCGTGGCGAAGATACTGCAGAAAGAAGATGGAGGTGTCTCTTAGGGAAGAGGAAAATAGGTTGCAAGATGCATTGGCCAAGGGTGGCGGGAGCTCGCCGAGTTTGGGGGCCACGATTTATGCATCGCGGTTTGCTGCTAATGCTCTCCGCGCTATAAGAAGGAATGCTGGGGCCCGGAGAGCAAGGTTGCCGGAGAGAATACCTCCGATGATGCTTCAGAAGCCAGCCGAGCCTGATTTTACTTCTGAAGATAAATAA
- the LOC131300607 gene encoding uncharacterized protein LOC131300607, with the protein MVERDKEWDLHFRTLSSMARDSNFASDPASDPSLLNSVKKLHELCKAENSEDLIARVYPQLNKIFQRSVASISQSRTSNGLLLLAILQFQFSLDFGEVVLHVADPSLSSFFRSCLSRYKIV; encoded by the exons ATGGTCGAACGAGATAAAGAGTGGGATTTACACTTCCGGACCCTATCTTCTATGGCCAGAGATTCCAATTTCGCCAGCGATCCTGCTTCCGATCCTTCACTACTCAATTCG GTGAAGAAGCTTCACGAACTGTGTAAAGCTGAGAATTCTGAAGATTTGATAGCCAGGGTTTATCCGCAGCTAAACAAGATTTTCCAGCGCTCAGTGGCTTCAATTTCTCAGTCTCGAACTTCTAACGGTCTTCTTTTACTG GCTAtacttcaatttcaattttcactTGATTTTGGAGAGGTCGTTTTGCATGTTGCTGATCCTAGTCTGAGTTCCTTCTTTCGTTCCTGCTTGAGCCGGTATAAAATTGTTTAG